Proteins co-encoded in one Enterobacter sp. R4-368 genomic window:
- a CDS encoding GNAT family N-acetyltransferase encodes MNLVAVPAIHYSCEALTTITGACFEGYRVPFSLPPDVFAQRFLAEGLSLVDSCVWLAGDTPAAVALIARRGDCARLAAFAICPPFRGQGVGRQILPPLMAGLRAKGVRQMWLEVMSDNHAGIALYHALGFATVQPLFGYQGREDVAEENGTLQARDPLEVVRSAISECHDRLPWQVDPLTAVSLPARAFEYRKHAYALVSTLGGKPLLRFIYVESEYRRKGFACELLQALNQHIPALGTTVAVPERFSSLFQRAGYATMAISQYEMKAEL; translated from the coding sequence ATGAACCTCGTCGCTGTTCCTGCCATCCACTATAGTTGCGAAGCGCTGACCACTATCACCGGTGCCTGTTTTGAAGGTTATCGCGTTCCGTTTTCTCTGCCGCCCGATGTTTTTGCACAACGCTTTCTTGCCGAAGGTTTAAGCCTCGTCGATTCCTGCGTCTGGCTGGCGGGCGACACGCCTGCCGCTGTGGCTTTGATTGCCCGGCGTGGCGATTGCGCCCGACTGGCGGCCTTTGCGATTTGCCCGCCATTTCGCGGCCAGGGCGTGGGCAGACAAATATTGCCGCCGTTGATGGCGGGGCTGCGTGCGAAAGGTGTTCGCCAGATGTGGCTGGAAGTCATGAGCGATAATCATGCCGGTATCGCCCTTTATCATGCGCTGGGGTTTGCCACCGTTCAGCCGCTGTTTGGCTACCAGGGACGTGAGGATGTAGCTGAAGAGAATGGTACGTTACAGGCGCGCGATCCGCTGGAAGTGGTGCGCAGCGCCATAAGTGAATGCCATGACCGGCTACCGTGGCAGGTGGATCCGCTCACTGCGGTATCGCTGCCGGCGCGGGCGTTCGAGTACCGCAAACATGCTTATGCGCTGGTTTCCACCCTCGGTGGTAAACCCCTGCTGCGGTTTATTTATGTGGAGTCAGAGTACCGGCGCAAAGGGTTTGCCTGCGAGTTGCTGCAGGCGTTGAACCAGCATATTCCGGCGCTTGGAACCACCGTGGCGGTGCCAGAGCGTTTTTCATCCCTGTTCCAGCGCGCGGGCTACGCCACTATGGCCATCAGCCAGTACGAGATGAAAGCGGAACTGTAG
- the opgB gene encoding phosphatidylglycerol--membrane-oligosaccharide glycerophosphotransferase — protein MSELLSIALFLASVAIYAWKAGRNTWWFSATLLVLGLFVILNITLYASNYFTGDGINDAVLYTLTNSLTGAGVGKYMLPGAGLVLALVAVFCALGWVLRRRRHLPHHFGYSLLALALALGSVDASPAFRQITELVKSQTREGDPDFATFYKVPTKQIPNPKLNLVYIYGESLERTYFNEEAFPGLTPELGALKEEGIDFSHTEQLPGTDYTIAGMVSSQCGIPLFAPFEGNASASVSSFFPQNLCLGDILKNSGYENHFIQGANLRFAGKDVFLKSHGFDYLTGAEELKNEVADPHYRNDWGFYDDTVLDTVWKQYEELSRSGKRFSLFALTVDTHHPDGFISRGCERKSYAYDGKPNQSFSAVTCSQQNIAALINKIKASPWFKDTVIVVSSDHLAMNNTAWKYLNKHDRSNLFFVLRGDEPQQDISGIKRSTLDNGATVLDILGGDNFLGLGRSSLSGQSLSGIFLNMKAKMLAWKPNIIRLWNFPKEMKDFTIDTDKQMVAFSGSQFRLPLLVRVSDKVEPLPESEYSAPLRFQLADFAPRDNFVWIDQCYKMARLWSPELALSTDWCVSQGQLGGEQQVQRVDNAQWKGKTAFKQTVISSDRYQKNVDTLKILDDSIRYKADSFIFNVAGAPEEIKQFSGLSRPESWGRWSNANLGEEVAIEYNQPLPEQFELVITAKAFGPNANRPIPVRVGDQQQTLTLGNELSTTTLHFSNPSHSNRLVIVPPEPQSTNEGNILGHSPRKLGIGLVEIKVVNREG, from the coding sequence TTGTCCGAGTTGCTCTCTATCGCGCTGTTTCTTGCCTCTGTGGCTATCTATGCCTGGAAAGCGGGCCGTAATACCTGGTGGTTTAGCGCCACCCTGCTGGTGCTGGGTCTTTTTGTCATCCTGAATATCACCCTTTACGCCAGCAATTATTTTACCGGCGACGGCATCAACGACGCGGTGTTATACACCCTGACCAACAGCCTGACAGGCGCGGGGGTCGGCAAATATATGCTTCCCGGCGCGGGGTTAGTATTAGCGCTGGTAGCGGTGTTTTGCGCGCTCGGCTGGGTGCTGCGCCGTCGTCGCCATCTGCCACACCATTTCGGCTATAGCTTACTGGCACTCGCACTGGCGCTCGGTTCGGTGGACGCCAGCCCGGCGTTCCGCCAGATAACCGAGCTGGTAAAATCCCAGACGCGTGAAGGCGACCCTGACTTCGCCACTTTCTATAAAGTACCGACAAAGCAGATCCCCAACCCCAAACTGAACCTCGTTTACATCTACGGTGAAAGTCTTGAGCGCACCTATTTTAACGAGGAGGCGTTCCCCGGCCTGACGCCGGAACTGGGCGCGCTAAAAGAAGAAGGCATTGATTTTAGCCATACCGAACAGCTACCCGGCACCGATTACACCATCGCCGGCATGGTCTCTTCGCAGTGCGGCATTCCGCTGTTCGCGCCGTTCGAAGGCAACGCGTCGGCCTCCGTTTCCAGCTTCTTTCCGCAGAATCTTTGCCTTGGCGACATCCTGAAAAATTCCGGCTACGAAAACCACTTTATTCAGGGCGCTAACCTGCGTTTCGCCGGGAAAGATGTGTTTTTAAAATCTCACGGCTTTGATTACCTGACCGGAGCAGAAGAGCTGAAAAACGAGGTCGCGGACCCGCATTACCGTAACGACTGGGGTTTTTATGACGATACGGTGCTGGATACCGTGTGGAAACAGTACGAGGAACTCTCCCGTTCCGGTAAACGCTTTTCGCTGTTTGCGCTGACGGTGGATACCCACCACCCGGACGGTTTTATCTCGCGCGGCTGCGAACGTAAAAGTTATGCCTACGATGGCAAGCCGAACCAGTCATTTAGCGCGGTAACCTGCAGCCAGCAAAATATCGCCGCGCTTATCAACAAAATCAAAGCGTCGCCGTGGTTTAAAGACACGGTGATCGTGGTGTCATCGGATCATCTGGCGATGAATAACACCGCGTGGAAATACCTCAACAAGCACGATCGCAGCAACCTGTTCTTTGTGCTGCGCGGCGATGAACCGCAGCAAGATATCTCCGGTATTAAGCGCAGCACCCTCGATAACGGCGCAACCGTGCTGGATATTCTCGGCGGCGATAATTTCCTCGGCCTTGGCCGCAGCAGCCTCTCCGGGCAGTCGCTTTCGGGTATTTTCCTCAATATGAAAGCGAAAATGCTGGCGTGGAAACCGAACATTATCCGGCTGTGGAATTTCCCGAAAGAGATGAAAGACTTCACCATCGATACAGATAAACAGATGGTGGCGTTCTCTGGCAGCCAGTTCCGTTTGCCGTTGCTGGTGCGGGTATCGGATAAAGTTGAACCGCTGCCGGAAAGTGAGTATTCCGCACCGCTGCGCTTCCAGCTGGCGGATTTCGCCCCGCGCGATAACTTCGTCTGGATCGACCAATGCTACAAAATGGCGCGTTTATGGTCGCCGGAACTGGCGCTTTCTACCGACTGGTGCGTCTCGCAGGGGCAACTGGGCGGCGAACAGCAGGTCCAGCGTGTCGACAACGCGCAGTGGAAAGGGAAAACCGCGTTTAAACAAACGGTGATCAGTAGCGATCGCTACCAGAAAAACGTCGATACCCTGAAGATCCTCGACGATAGCATTCGCTACAAAGCCGACAGTTTTATCTTTAACGTGGCAGGCGCGCCGGAGGAGATAAAACAGTTTAGCGGCCTCTCTCGTCCGGAAAGCTGGGGGCGCTGGTCGAATGCCAATCTGGGCGAAGAAGTGGCGATCGAATATAACCAACCGCTACCGGAACAGTTCGAGCTGGTGATCACCGCCAAAGCCTTTGGCCCGAATGCTAACCGGCCGATTCCGGTGCGCGTTGGCGATCAACAACAAACGCTGACGCTGGGTAATGAGCTCAGCACCACCACGCTGCACTTTAGCAATCCGTCTCACAGCAACCGGCTGGTCATTGTGCCGCCGGAACCGCAATCGACCAATGAAGGCAATATTCTTGGTCATTCGCCGCGTAAACTGGGTATTGGTCTGGTGGAAATCAAAGTGGTGAACCGTGAAGGCTGA
- a CDS encoding DUF2501 domain-containing protein, which produces MKFLQHLLCSAALGSALLTGFAQAASWQDTLSSAASELSQKSTTSQSQQGGLSLSSLTGLLNGGNQALSADTMNNAAGVMSWCAKNKLSSLTNTENVKNQVLDKLGLGAAQQKQDTNYLEGIQGMLNTKNGEQLNLSNIGSTPLAEKVKSKACDIVLKQGVNFLS; this is translated from the coding sequence ATGAAATTCCTCCAACACCTCCTTTGCAGCGCCGCACTCGGTAGCGCACTGCTTACCGGCTTCGCGCAAGCCGCCTCCTGGCAGGATACGCTTTCCAGCGCCGCCAGCGAACTCAGCCAGAAATCGACTACATCTCAATCCCAGCAAGGGGGTCTTTCACTCTCCTCCCTGACGGGTCTGCTTAATGGCGGTAACCAGGCGCTCAGCGCTGACACTATGAACAATGCGGCGGGCGTGATGAGCTGGTGTGCGAAAAATAAGCTCTCCAGCCTGACCAACACCGAAAATGTGAAAAACCAGGTGCTGGATAAACTGGGTCTGGGTGCCGCTCAGCAAAAACAGGACACCAATTATCTGGAAGGGATCCAGGGCATGCTGAACACCAAAAACGGGGAACAGCTGAATCTGAGCAACATCGGTAGTACGCCACTGGCGGAAAAAGTGAAATCCAAAGCCTGCGATATCGTCCTCAAGCAGGGCGTTAACTTCCTCTCCTGA
- the dnaC gene encoding DNA replication protein DnaC: protein MKNVGELMKRLQKMMPANTKPAFKTGEELMAWQKQQGEIRSAALERENRAMKMQRTFNRSGIRPLHQNCSFDNYRVETEGQMRALSQARQYVEEFDGNIASFIFSGKPGTGKNHLAAAICNELLLRGKSVLIITVADIMSAMKETFGNKENSEEQLLNDLSSVDLLVIDEIGMQTESRYEKVIINQIVDRRSSSKRPTGMLTNSNLEEMNKLLGERVMDRMRLGNSLWVIFNWESYRSRVTGKEY from the coding sequence ATGAAAAACGTCGGCGAATTGATGAAGCGACTGCAAAAAATGATGCCTGCCAACACCAAGCCTGCTTTTAAAACCGGCGAAGAGTTGATGGCATGGCAGAAGCAACAAGGCGAAATCCGTTCGGCGGCGCTGGAGCGCGAAAACCGCGCCATGAAAATGCAGCGCACCTTCAACCGTTCCGGCATTCGTCCCCTGCACCAGAACTGCTCTTTCGATAACTATCGTGTTGAGACGGAAGGCCAAATGCGGGCGCTGAGCCAGGCACGGCAATATGTAGAAGAGTTCGACGGTAACATCGCCAGTTTTATCTTTTCAGGCAAACCCGGAACCGGCAAAAACCATCTGGCAGCGGCTATCTGTAATGAACTGCTGTTGCGGGGGAAATCGGTGCTGATTATTACCGTTGCCGACATTATGTCGGCCATGAAAGAAACTTTTGGCAACAAGGAAAACAGCGAAGAGCAGTTGCTCAATGACTTAAGCAGCGTTGACCTGCTGGTGATTGATGAAATCGGTATGCAGACGGAATCCCGCTACGAGAAAGTGATTATCAACCAGATTGTCGATCGTCGCTCTTCGTCCAAACGCCCGACAGGCATGCTGACCAACAGCAACCTGGAAGAGATGAATAAGCTGTTGGGCGAACGCGTGATGGACAGGATGCGTCTCGGCAACAGCCTGTGGGTGATCTTCAACTGGGAAAGTTACCGCAGCCGCGTCACCGGTAAAGAGTATTGA
- the dnaT gene encoding primosomal protein DnaT, which translates to MSSRILTPNVIGIDEFVRDPACVLARTEGGAIAVFANNSPAFYAITPQRLEQLLELEAQLARPMSDISLDAQFYEEPAAAPVNVPMGKFAMYAGWQPDADFQRLAAMWGIALAHPATPEELASFVAYWQAEGKVFHHVQWQQKLARSLQIGRSNQNGAAKRDINALSEPDNQIPPGFRG; encoded by the coding sequence ATGTCTTCCAGAATCCTGACGCCGAATGTCATTGGTATTGATGAATTTGTGCGCGATCCTGCCTGCGTGCTGGCACGCACGGAAGGCGGCGCCATCGCCGTTTTTGCCAATAATAGCCCCGCGTTTTACGCTATTACGCCGCAGCGCCTTGAACAACTTCTGGAGCTCGAAGCACAGCTTGCGCGACCGATGAGCGACATTTCGCTCGATGCACAATTCTATGAAGAACCAGCCGCCGCGCCGGTAAATGTGCCAATGGGCAAATTCGCCATGTATGCGGGCTGGCAGCCGGATGCTGACTTTCAGCGCCTGGCGGCGATGTGGGGCATTGCGCTGGCGCATCCAGCCACGCCGGAAGAGCTGGCCTCGTTCGTGGCCTACTGGCAGGCCGAAGGTAAAGTTTTCCATCACGTCCAGTGGCAGCAAAAATTGGCGCGCAGCCTGCAAATAGGCCGTAGCAACCAGAACGGCGCGGCAAAGCGGGATATTAACGCCCTGTCCGAACCGGATAATCAAATCCCACCAGGTTTTAGAGGATAA
- a CDS encoding organic hydroperoxide resistance protein: MSLEKVVYTAKAKATGGRDGRATSSDGVLDVKLGVPKEMGGAGGEVTNPEQLFAAGYSACFLGAMKFVAGRDKIAMPKDAFIEGEVGIGPLPTGFGIEAKLNIHLPGMDAAEAKKLVDAAHIVCPYSNATRGNIDVTLNIIA, translated from the coding sequence ATGTCTTTAGAAAAAGTTGTTTACACCGCCAAAGCCAAAGCAACCGGAGGCCGTGATGGTCGCGCAACCTCTTCCGACGGCGTACTGGATGTCAAACTGGGCGTGCCGAAAGAGATGGGTGGCGCTGGCGGTGAAGTTACTAACCCGGAACAGCTGTTTGCTGCGGGTTACTCTGCCTGCTTCCTCGGTGCAATGAAATTTGTCGCCGGTCGCGACAAAATCGCCATGCCGAAAGATGCGTTTATCGAAGGCGAAGTGGGTATCGGCCCTTTGCCGACCGGCTTTGGTATTGAAGCAAAACTGAATATCCACCTGCCGGGGATGGATGCCGCTGAAGCCAAAAAACTGGTCGATGCAGCACACATTGTTTGCCCCTATTCCAACGCCACGCGTGGCAACATCGACGTTACGCTGAATATCATTGCGTAA
- a CDS encoding MarR family transcriptional regulator, with the protein MKKTSTPTANAQLALDNQFCFALYSTNLALHKLYRQLLAPMNLTYPQYLVMLVLWEKDDITVSEIGERLFLDSATLTPLLKRLESAGLIRRQRSRQDERQVVITLSESGRDLQQQATSIPEAIGCAMACDSATLADIKQQLERLRQQFQRA; encoded by the coding sequence ATGAAGAAGACATCGACTCCAACCGCGAATGCGCAGCTCGCGTTAGATAACCAGTTTTGTTTTGCACTGTACTCAACAAATCTGGCGCTGCATAAGCTCTACCGGCAGCTCCTGGCGCCGATGAATCTCACCTACCCGCAATATCTGGTGATGCTGGTGCTGTGGGAGAAAGATGACATCACGGTGTCGGAAATTGGCGAACGCCTGTTTCTCGACTCCGCCACGCTGACGCCGCTGTTGAAGCGTCTGGAAAGCGCCGGGCTGATTCGTCGTCAACGATCGCGCCAGGATGAACGCCAGGTGGTGATCACCCTAAGCGAAAGCGGGCGTGACTTGCAGCAACAAGCGACGTCGATTCCGGAAGCAATCGGCTGTGCAATGGCTTGTGATAGCGCAACGCTTGCCGATATCAAGCAGCAACTGGAACGGCTTCGCCAACAATTTCAACGGGCATAA
- a CDS encoding threonine/serine exporter, translating into MDVILFILALAQDMLLAAIPAVGFAMVFNVPHRALPWCALLGAIGHGSRFAMVHWGFNIEWSTFAASMLVGSIGIHWSRWYLAHPKVFTVAAVIPMFPGISAYTAMISAVKIGHFGYSEELMILLLTNFLKASSIVGALSIGLSIPGLWIYRKRPRV; encoded by the coding sequence ATGGATGTGATTTTGTTCATCCTGGCGCTGGCGCAGGATATGTTACTGGCGGCCATCCCTGCCGTTGGCTTTGCCATGGTATTTAACGTGCCGCACCGCGCTCTACCGTGGTGCGCGCTGCTTGGCGCGATTGGCCATGGTTCGCGCTTCGCTATGGTGCACTGGGGATTCAATATCGAATGGTCGACTTTTGCCGCCTCAATGCTGGTCGGCTCGATTGGCATCCACTGGTCACGCTGGTATCTGGCGCACCCGAAAGTCTTTACCGTGGCGGCGGTGATCCCTATGTTTCCGGGCATTTCCGCCTATACTGCAATGATTTCGGCGGTCAAGATCGGCCATTTTGGCTACAGCGAAGAACTGATGATTTTGCTGTTAACGAACTTCCTGAAAGCATCATCGATTGTCGGCGCACTCTCTATTGGCCTGTCGATTCCTGGGCTGTGGATTTATCGCAAACGCCCCCGCGTATAA
- a CDS encoding threonine/serine exporter ThrE family protein produces MQTDQSSQRAITRLCIQCGLFLLQHGAESALVEELSTRLGLALGMDSVESSISSNAIVLTTIKDGMCLTSTRKNSDRGINMHVVTEVQHIVILTEHKLLDCKDVEKRFAQVKPLRYPRWLVTLMVGLSCACFCKLNNGGWDGAFITFCASSVAMYVRLVLAGRHLHPQINFCITAFVATTVSGLMLTLPVFLQSSTVAMAASVLLLVPGFPLINSVADMFKGHINTGLARWAIASLLTLATCIGVVMAMTLWGLRGWM; encoded by the coding sequence ATGCAAACAGACCAGTCATCACAGCGGGCCATTACGCGGCTGTGCATTCAGTGTGGCCTTTTTTTGTTACAGCACGGCGCAGAGAGCGCGCTGGTTGAGGAGCTTTCAACGCGTCTGGGACTGGCGCTGGGTATGGACAGTGTTGAAAGCTCGATTTCTTCCAATGCCATTGTTCTTACCACGATTAAAGACGGAATGTGCCTGACATCAACCCGTAAAAATAGCGATCGCGGCATTAATATGCACGTGGTGACGGAAGTTCAGCATATTGTCATTCTCACTGAACATAAGTTATTGGATTGCAAAGACGTCGAGAAGCGCTTCGCTCAGGTCAAACCCTTACGCTACCCGCGCTGGCTGGTCACGCTGATGGTGGGTCTCTCTTGTGCCTGCTTTTGCAAGCTCAATAACGGCGGCTGGGATGGTGCTTTTATAACTTTTTGCGCCAGTAGTGTCGCGATGTATGTCCGCCTTGTGCTGGCAGGTCGCCACTTACACCCGCAAATCAACTTTTGTATCACCGCTTTTGTTGCTACTACGGTTTCCGGCTTGATGCTGACGCTGCCCGTTTTTCTGCAATCATCCACCGTTGCGATGGCCGCCAGCGTTTTACTTCTGGTACCGGGGTTTCCGCTGATTAATTCGGTTGCCGATATGTTTAAAGGACATATCAATACGGGCCTTGCACGCTGGGCTATCGCCAGCTTATTAACGCTTGCCACCTGTATTGGTGTGGTAATGGCAATGACATTGTGGGGATTACGCGGATGGATGTGA
- a CDS encoding response regulator transcription factor: MLSRDGNQGIIISKTPILRVGIGGILERHFPEYALNYYSSVEEVALLKLKCARLIITDLSGEQRYARKSCQQYYSLFPQCDNARWLFFVSRSLYPVAAELLMQPQTTLLADVEPIEGVIDAIRNGHKNVENISQTLLTSGWHKHTDNSFSNAMLTLSERKVLRLLGKGWGINQIATLLKKSNKTVSAQKNSAMRRLSLRSNADLYTWINSSQGMKQLDFGTADGEHNEWKIPGRREMLPS, encoded by the coding sequence ATGCTATCGAGAGACGGCAATCAGGGGATTATCATCAGCAAAACGCCGATACTTAGGGTCGGGATTGGCGGCATTCTTGAGCGACATTTCCCGGAATATGCACTCAATTATTATTCATCAGTGGAAGAGGTTGCACTGCTTAAATTAAAATGCGCCAGATTGATAATCACTGACTTATCAGGGGAGCAGCGTTATGCAAGAAAAAGCTGTCAGCAATATTATTCACTGTTTCCTCAATGCGATAACGCACGCTGGCTATTCTTCGTTTCGCGCAGCCTCTACCCTGTGGCCGCTGAGCTTCTTATGCAGCCCCAAACGACCTTGCTGGCAGATGTGGAACCGATAGAGGGCGTAATTGACGCCATTCGTAATGGGCATAAGAATGTTGAGAATATAAGCCAAACCTTATTGACTTCAGGATGGCATAAACACACCGACAATTCTTTTTCGAACGCAATGTTAACGTTGTCTGAGCGCAAAGTGTTACGCCTCCTTGGAAAAGGATGGGGGATTAATCAAATTGCCACGCTGCTTAAAAAAAGTAATAAAACAGTCAGCGCGCAGAAAAATAGCGCAATGCGGCGGTTATCACTACGTAGTAATGCAGATTTGTATACATGGATTAATAGCAGTCAGGGAATGAAACAGCTGGATTTTGGTACGGCGGACGGAGAGCATAATGAATGGAAAATACCAGGAAGAAGGGAAATGTTGCCATCATAG
- the bglJ gene encoding DNA-binding transcriptional activator BglJ, with amino-acid sequence MSGEGLRHLFDESAINHYQFYFFKDHSAFRQALKQTSFFSVIYSLFGQRKERLECLMCLHLLSLSHPGMQRIVLAGDNREARLVGHLSPSRLHGILSKSSPLAVLLEELVTLFGETRRINENMINHWYVSQCRMLSPTEREILNYMTRGFSVAEIASQLDRNVKTIRAHKFNAMAKLGVTSDVGLLDAADILTWKPPCARAASELM; translated from the coding sequence ATGAGCGGGGAGGGCCTACGACATTTATTTGATGAATCTGCTATTAATCACTATCAATTTTATTTTTTTAAAGATCATTCGGCGTTTCGGCAGGCGCTGAAACAGACTTCGTTTTTTTCCGTCATCTATTCCCTTTTTGGTCAACGGAAAGAACGGCTGGAATGCTTGATGTGTCTGCATTTACTCTCCCTTTCTCATCCAGGAATGCAACGCATTGTATTAGCGGGAGACAACCGTGAAGCGCGGCTGGTTGGGCATCTCTCCCCCTCACGGTTGCACGGGATATTAAGTAAATCATCCCCCCTTGCTGTGCTACTGGAGGAGTTGGTCACGTTGTTTGGGGAGACGCGGCGCATTAACGAAAACATGATTAACCATTGGTATGTGAGCCAGTGTCGTATGCTCAGCCCGACAGAAAGGGAAATTCTGAACTACATGACGCGGGGGTTTTCTGTTGCCGAAATTGCATCGCAGCTGGATCGTAATGTGAAAACTATTCGAGCGCATAAATTCAACGCAATGGCAAAGCTGGGGGTCACATCAGATGTCGGTTTGCTTGATGCGGCGGATATTCTGACATGGAAGCCACCCTGCGCGCGGGCCGCATCGGAGTTAATGTAA
- a CDS encoding YbaK/EbsC family protein, translating to MSLQSVRQFFADNAPDIDIIELNQSTATVALAAAAHNVEPGQIAKTLSLKVKNEVILVVAKGDARLDNKKLKNTFGAKARMLSSDEVVTITGHPVGGVCPFGLENPLQVYCDVSLKRYQEVLPAAGAIHSAIRISPDRMAQLTHAKWIDVCL from the coding sequence ATGAGTTTGCAGTCCGTACGGCAGTTCTTTGCCGATAACGCCCCCGACATCGATATTATTGAACTTAACCAAAGTACAGCGACCGTGGCACTCGCCGCCGCCGCGCATAATGTCGAACCAGGGCAAATCGCAAAGACACTGTCGTTAAAAGTGAAAAACGAAGTGATATTGGTCGTCGCGAAAGGTGATGCACGCCTTGATAATAAAAAACTAAAAAATACCTTTGGCGCGAAAGCCCGAATGCTAAGCAGTGATGAGGTTGTCACCATTACCGGACATCCAGTCGGTGGTGTCTGCCCGTTTGGGCTGGAAAACCCGTTGCAGGTATATTGTGACGTGTCGTTAAAACGCTATCAGGAAGTGTTACCGGCCGCGGGAGCAATTCACAGCGCGATTCGTATTTCTCCCGACAGAATGGCGCAATTAACACACGCGAAATGGATTGATGTGTGTCTGTAG
- a CDS encoding PTS cellobiose transporter subunit IIC, whose amino-acid sequence MSANHAAFNLIFRFIENYVSPVAGRISSQRHVMAIRDGFISAMPFMIVGSFLLVFAYPPFSPDTTWGFARTWLDLAKQYEGRILTPFDMTMGIMSIYICAAIAYNLGKHYVKSHQLDPFMCAMLSLMAFLLVAAPKTNGTLPVDSLGGTGIFTAILVAVYCVEMMRFLKAHNIGIRLPDQVPPMIKNSFDLLIPVLVVVLTLYPLSLLIQTQFNMLIPQAIMALFKPLVAAADSLPAILLAVIIGHLLWFAGIHGAAIVSGMLQMFWLTNLGLNQSALAQGAPLPHIFMEAFWTFFIVIGGSGATMGLVFCYLRSRSVHLRSIGRLSVVPSLFNINEPVIFGTPIVMNPVFFIPFLLAPTLNAIIAWAAMKLDLIGRVISVVPWTAPAPIGGAWALGWDFRAAILVVLLACVSAIIYYPFFKVYEKQLLEQEAEEAQRAEEDKQVA is encoded by the coding sequence ATGTCTGCCAACCATGCTGCGTTTAATCTTATTTTCCGGTTTATAGAAAATTATGTCAGTCCGGTAGCCGGACGCATCTCTTCCCAGCGTCATGTTATGGCGATTCGCGACGGTTTTATCTCCGCGATGCCGTTTATGATAGTGGGCTCATTCTTGCTGGTATTTGCATACCCTCCATTTTCGCCAGATACGACGTGGGGTTTTGCCCGGACATGGCTGGACCTGGCGAAGCAGTATGAAGGGCGGATCCTTACGCCTTTTGATATGACGATGGGCATTATGTCTATCTATATCTGTGCGGCGATTGCTTACAATCTCGGTAAACATTATGTGAAGTCGCATCAGCTGGATCCGTTTATGTGCGCGATGCTGTCGCTGATGGCTTTTTTACTGGTCGCAGCACCCAAAACCAACGGCACATTGCCAGTTGATAGTCTGGGCGGCACCGGTATTTTTACCGCGATCCTGGTGGCTGTTTACTGCGTTGAAATGATGCGTTTTCTGAAAGCGCACAATATAGGCATCCGTTTGCCAGACCAGGTGCCGCCAATGATCAAAAACTCTTTTGATTTGCTGATCCCGGTTTTGGTCGTGGTGCTTACCCTTTATCCGCTGAGCCTGCTTATCCAGACGCAGTTCAACATGTTAATTCCGCAAGCCATTATGGCGCTATTCAAACCACTGGTGGCGGCGGCGGACTCGCTACCTGCGATTTTGCTGGCGGTGATCATCGGCCATTTATTGTGGTTTGCGGGTATTCATGGTGCGGCGATTGTTTCCGGGATGCTGCAGATGTTCTGGTTAACGAACCTCGGGCTTAACCAGAGTGCGCTGGCGCAAGGTGCACCGTTACCGCATATCTTTATGGAAGCGTTCTGGACATTCTTTATTGTGATTGGCGGATCCGGGGCGACCATGGGACTGGTGTTCTGCTACTTGCGTAGCCGCTCGGTGCATTTGCGTTCGATCGGGCGTTTGAGCGTGGTACCGAGTTTGTTCAACATCAACGAGCCGGTTATTTTTGGTACTCCCATCGTAATGAACCCTGTGTTCTTTATCCCATTCCTGCTGGCTCCGACTCTTAATGCGATTATTGCCTGGGCGGCAATGAAACTGGATCTGATTGGCCGCGTCATCTCGGTCGTACCCTGGACAGCACCTGCGCCGATTGGCGGTGCATGGGCGTTAGGTTGGGATTTCCGCGCGGCGATCCTTGTCGTTCTGCTGGCCTGTGTGTCTGCGATAATTTACTACCCGTTCTTTAAAGTGTATGAGAAACAGTTGCTGGAACAGGAAGCTGAAGAGGCACAACGCGCAGAGGAAGATAAGCAGGTTGCGTGA